The proteins below come from a single Streptomyces sp. M92 genomic window:
- a CDS encoding PTS fructose transporter subunit IIABC, whose protein sequence is MSEMITADLVDLDLSADTKEAAARALAERMVALGRVTDLDAFLADVAAREAQMPTGLDGGIGIPHCRSAHVTEPTLAFGRSAAGIDFGAADGPADLIFLIAAPAGADDAHLTILSSLARQLMNAEFTDALRSAGDATAAAALIRGEEPDGTEDSVAVPAAASAGTATGSADEAPGEPARPFRVVAVTSCPTGIAHTYMAAESLENAGREAGVEVSVETQGSAGFTRLDPAVIEAADGVIFAHDVPVRDKERFVGKPTVDTGVKAAINRPGELIGEVRGKAARGEVTAAGGVSGAGGAGSSGATPVERGGSSGDGYGTKLRVWLMSGVSYMVPFVAAGGLLIALGFAIGGYEINEAPSVTDHFVWSQADSWAALLFQIGGVAFAFLVPVLAGYIAYGMADRPGLVPGFVGGSIALTINAGFLGGLVAGLISGAVVMAIQRIRIPSALRGIMPVVVIPLVSSAVVGFLMFVVIGKPIASAQQAMTDWLSGLSGANAVLLGALLGLMMCFDLGGPVNKVAYAFATAGIAVTDPSDSAMKIMAAVMAAGMVPPLAMALATTVRSKLFNAAERENGKAAWVLGASFISEGAIPFAAADPLRVIPASMAGGAVTGALSMAFGATLRAPHGGIFVVPLIGNPLLYLVAIAAGVCVTTALVIVLKGLRKPAPGAVAQGPGGAGPAAPSSGAKQPVAA, encoded by the coding sequence ATGAGCGAGATGATCACCGCGGACCTGGTCGACCTCGACCTGTCCGCCGACACCAAGGAAGCGGCGGCGCGCGCCCTCGCCGAGCGGATGGTGGCCCTGGGCCGGGTGACCGACCTGGACGCCTTCCTCGCCGACGTGGCCGCCCGCGAGGCGCAGATGCCGACCGGCCTCGACGGCGGCATCGGCATCCCGCACTGCCGCAGCGCGCACGTCACCGAGCCGACGCTCGCCTTCGGGCGCAGCGCGGCCGGCATCGACTTCGGGGCGGCGGACGGACCGGCCGACCTGATCTTCCTCATCGCCGCTCCGGCGGGCGCCGACGACGCCCACCTGACGATCCTGTCCTCCCTGGCCCGGCAGCTGATGAACGCCGAGTTCACCGACGCGCTGCGGTCGGCGGGAGACGCGACGGCCGCGGCGGCGCTGATCCGCGGGGAGGAGCCGGACGGCACCGAGGACTCCGTGGCGGTCCCGGCGGCGGCCTCCGCCGGGACCGCCACGGGCAGCGCCGACGAAGCCCCCGGCGAACCCGCACGCCCCTTCCGCGTGGTCGCCGTCACCTCCTGCCCCACCGGCATCGCACACACCTACATGGCGGCCGAGTCGCTGGAGAACGCCGGCCGCGAGGCGGGCGTCGAGGTCTCCGTCGAGACGCAGGGCTCGGCCGGGTTCACCCGGCTCGACCCGGCGGTGATCGAGGCGGCGGACGGCGTGATCTTCGCCCACGACGTGCCCGTACGCGACAAGGAGCGCTTCGTCGGCAAGCCCACCGTGGACACCGGCGTCAAGGCGGCCATCAACCGGCCCGGCGAGCTGATCGGCGAGGTCCGCGGCAAGGCGGCGCGCGGAGAGGTCACGGCGGCCGGTGGGGTCAGTGGGGCCGGTGGGGCCGGTTCCTCCGGTGCGACGCCCGTCGAGCGCGGCGGGAGCTCCGGTGACGGGTACGGGACGAAGCTGCGCGTCTGGCTGATGTCCGGCGTCAGTTACATGGTGCCGTTCGTCGCCGCGGGCGGTCTGCTCATCGCCCTGGGCTTCGCGATCGGCGGCTACGAGATCAACGAGGCGCCGTCGGTGACGGACCACTTCGTGTGGTCGCAGGCGGACAGCTGGGCGGCGCTGCTGTTCCAGATCGGCGGCGTGGCCTTCGCCTTCCTCGTCCCGGTGCTGGCCGGATACATCGCCTACGGCATGGCCGACCGCCCGGGTCTCGTCCCCGGCTTCGTCGGCGGCTCGATCGCGCTGACCATCAACGCCGGTTTCCTCGGCGGCCTGGTGGCGGGTCTGATCTCCGGTGCCGTGGTGATGGCGATCCAGCGGATACGCATCCCGTCGGCGCTGCGCGGGATCATGCCGGTGGTGGTGATCCCGCTGGTCTCCTCGGCGGTCGTCGGGTTCCTGATGTTCGTGGTGATCGGCAAGCCCATCGCGTCCGCGCAGCAGGCGATGACCGACTGGCTGAGCGGCCTGTCCGGCGCCAACGCGGTCCTGCTCGGCGCCCTGCTGGGCCTGATGATGTGCTTCGACCTGGGCGGCCCGGTCAACAAGGTCGCGTACGCCTTCGCCACAGCCGGCATCGCCGTCACCGACCCCAGCGACTCGGCGATGAAGATCATGGCGGCGGTCATGGCGGCCGGTATGGTCCCGCCGCTGGCCATGGCCCTGGCCACGACCGTGCGGAGCAAGCTCTTCAACGCGGCCGAACGCGAGAACGGCAAGGCCGCCTGGGTGCTGGGCGCCTCCTTCATCTCCGAGGGCGCGATCCCGTTCGCCGCGGCCGACCCGCTGCGGGTCATCCCGGCGTCGATGGCGGGCGGCGCGGTCACCGGCGCCCTGTCGATGGCCTTCGGCGCCACGCTGCGCGCCCCGCACGGGGGCATCTTCGTGGTGCCGCTGATCGGCAACCCGCTGCTCTACCTGGTCGCCATCGCGGCGGGCGTCTGCGTCACCACGGCCCTGGTGATCGTCCTCAAGGGCCTGCGCAAGCCGGCGCCGGGGGCGGTGGCGCAGGGGCCGGGCGGCGCGGGTCCGGCGGCCCCGTCGTCGGGGGCGAAGCAGCCGGTGGCCGCGTGA
- the pfkB gene encoding 1-phosphofructokinase, protein MILTVTPNPSLDRTYEVPSLDRGEVVRATGERVDPGGKGVNVSRAVTAAGRRTVAVLPLGGPSGALVSELLDAQGIEVAPVPVAGVTRANIALAEADGVLTKINAPGPELTAAERELLLETVRRQSPGADWIACCGSLPRGLAPSWYADLVARAHAAGVRIALDTSGPALAQALRERPDVVKPNAEELAETVGRPLLTVGDAVKAAEELRELGARSVLASLGADGQLLVDDAGIWFGSARVDAVRSNVGAGDASLAGFLVAGGAGPGALASAVAHGAAAVRLPGSVMPTPADLDPGAVTVTARVPVDRALKEPAS, encoded by the coding sequence ATGATCCTCACCGTCACCCCCAACCCGTCCCTGGACCGCACCTACGAGGTGCCCTCCCTCGACCGCGGCGAGGTCGTCCGCGCCACGGGCGAGCGCGTGGACCCGGGCGGCAAGGGTGTGAACGTCTCCCGCGCGGTGACGGCGGCCGGCCGGCGCACCGTGGCGGTACTGCCGCTCGGCGGCCCCTCCGGCGCTCTCGTCTCCGAACTGCTCGACGCTCAGGGCATCGAGGTCGCGCCCGTGCCGGTCGCCGGGGTCACCCGCGCCAACATCGCGCTCGCCGAGGCCGACGGCGTCCTGACGAAGATCAACGCGCCCGGCCCCGAACTGACGGCGGCCGAACGGGAACTGCTGCTGGAGACCGTGAGGCGCCAGTCGCCCGGCGCCGACTGGATCGCCTGCTGCGGCAGCCTGCCGCGCGGACTCGCCCCCTCCTGGTACGCCGACCTGGTGGCCCGCGCGCACGCCGCCGGTGTCCGCATCGCCCTCGACACCTCCGGCCCCGCCCTGGCCCAGGCCCTGCGCGAGCGGCCCGACGTGGTCAAGCCGAACGCCGAGGAACTGGCCGAGACCGTGGGGCGTCCCCTGCTCACGGTCGGCGACGCGGTGAAGGCCGCCGAGGAACTGCGGGAGCTGGGCGCCCGATCCGTGCTCGCCAGCCTCGGCGCCGACGGACAGCTCCTCGTGGACGACGCGGGCATCTGGTTCGGCAGCGCCCGCGTGGACGCCGTACGCAGCAACGTCGGCGCCGGTGACGCATCCCTCGCCGGGTTCCTCGTGGCCGGGGGCGCGGGGCCCGGCGCCCTGGCGTCGGCGGTGGCGCACGGTGCCGCGGCCGTCCGGCTGCCCGGCAGTGTGATGCCGACGCCGGCCGACCTGGACCCGGGTGCGGTGACGGTCACGGCCCGGGTGCCGGTGGACCGCGCGCTGAAGGAGCCGGCGTCATGA
- a CDS encoding DeoR/GlpR family DNA-binding transcription regulator: protein MYAPERQQEILRLARDGGRVDVVSLAEEFQVTAETIRRDLKALDRAGLLRRVHGGAIPVGRLDFEPDLAERESTAADEKDRIAKAALAELPADGTLILDAGSTVALLAAAIPRESSLTVVTHSLPIAARLADHPGIQLHLVGGRVRHRTRAAVDAWALRAYGEIRADVVLVAANGFSAEHGLTTPDLAEAAVKRAAVAAARRVVLLADSSKYGQEHFARFGSLSDVDLLITDSGLSPEDATAVERDGTEVVRA from the coding sequence ATGTACGCACCGGAGCGGCAGCAGGAGATCCTCCGGCTCGCGCGGGACGGCGGCCGGGTGGACGTGGTGTCGCTGGCCGAGGAGTTCCAGGTGACGGCGGAGACCATCCGCCGCGACCTCAAGGCACTGGACCGGGCCGGTCTGCTGCGTCGCGTGCACGGCGGCGCCATCCCCGTCGGACGGCTCGACTTCGAGCCGGACCTCGCCGAGCGCGAGTCCACGGCGGCCGACGAGAAGGACCGGATCGCCAAGGCGGCCCTGGCGGAACTGCCCGCCGACGGCACGCTGATCCTCGACGCCGGTTCCACGGTGGCCCTGCTGGCCGCCGCGATCCCGCGTGAGTCCTCGCTCACCGTCGTCACCCACAGCCTGCCCATCGCCGCCCGCCTCGCCGACCACCCCGGCATCCAGCTCCACCTGGTCGGCGGGCGCGTGCGGCACCGTACGCGCGCCGCCGTCGACGCCTGGGCGCTGCGCGCGTACGGCGAGATCCGCGCCGACGTGGTGCTGGTCGCCGCCAACGGCTTCTCCGCCGAGCACGGGCTGACCACCCCCGATCTCGCGGAGGCCGCGGTCAAACGGGCCGCCGTCGCCGCCGCCCGCCGCGTGGTGCTGCTCGCCGACTCCTCCAAGTACGGACAGGAGCACTTCGCCCGCTTCGGCTCCCTGAGCGACGTGGACCTGCTGATCACCGACAGCGGGCTGAGCCCCGAAGACGCCACCGCCGTCGAGCGCGACGGCACGGAAGTAGTACGCGCATGA
- a CDS encoding MFS transporter produces MTSTHTPSPVPGTPPAGDRRRWYALAIVMTAAFMDLVDVTIVNIAIPSIRQDEGASFSQIQWITAGYALAFAAGLITGGRLGDIHGRKRVFLVGVAGFTVASALCGLAVNPEMLVASRILQGAMAALMVPQVLSIVHATFPAHERGKVFGLFGAIVGLGAVSGPLLGALLTEWNLFGLQWRPIFLINLPVGVAALVLGGRFITESKAPRALRLDLVGVALVTLGLLMLVYPLTRGRELGWPLWGHLSMAGAFVVLALLVAYERRKSARDGSPLVELSLFRVKSFAAGIAVQTVFGLALGIFFLVWTLYMQVGLGWTPLRAGLTGVPFSVAVSVAAGVSVQKLVPRFGRKVLQAGALVMAAGVLLYLWEAGHYGLGITSWQMALPLVVMGVGMGLIVAPLTDAVLSQVPREHAGSASGLINTVQQMGNALGLGLVSVVFFGTMSDHVAPSRIGPAYADAFQNALGWVAAVLGVIFLLMFALPKRPAQHVEGATGDASEAAVEEKQDALV; encoded by the coding sequence CCGCGGCGTTCATGGACCTGGTCGACGTCACCATCGTCAACATCGCCATCCCGTCGATCCGTCAGGACGAGGGCGCATCTTTCAGCCAGATCCAGTGGATCACCGCCGGTTACGCCCTCGCCTTCGCGGCCGGCCTGATCACCGGCGGGCGGCTCGGCGACATCCACGGCCGCAAGCGGGTCTTCCTCGTCGGCGTCGCCGGCTTCACCGTGGCGTCCGCGCTGTGCGGGCTCGCCGTGAACCCCGAGATGCTGGTCGCCTCGCGCATCCTCCAGGGTGCGATGGCGGCGCTGATGGTGCCCCAGGTGCTGTCGATCGTGCACGCCACCTTCCCGGCGCACGAACGCGGCAAGGTGTTCGGCCTGTTCGGCGCGATCGTCGGTCTGGGCGCGGTCTCCGGGCCGCTGCTGGGCGCCCTGCTCACCGAGTGGAACCTCTTCGGGCTCCAGTGGCGGCCCATCTTCCTCATCAACCTGCCGGTCGGCGTCGCCGCCCTCGTCCTCGGCGGCCGCTTCATCACCGAGTCCAAGGCGCCGCGCGCCCTGCGGCTGGACCTGGTCGGGGTCGCCCTGGTCACCCTCGGTCTGCTGATGCTGGTCTACCCGCTCACCCGGGGGCGCGAGCTGGGCTGGCCGCTGTGGGGGCACCTGTCGATGGCCGGCGCGTTCGTCGTGCTCGCGCTGCTGGTGGCGTACGAGAGGCGCAAGAGCGCGCGGGACGGTTCGCCGCTGGTCGAGCTGTCGCTGTTCCGGGTGAAGAGCTTCGCCGCCGGTATCGCCGTGCAGACCGTCTTCGGGCTCGCGCTCGGCATCTTCTTCCTGGTGTGGACGCTGTACATGCAGGTGGGGCTCGGCTGGACGCCGCTGCGGGCGGGGCTGACCGGCGTGCCGTTCTCGGTCGCCGTCTCCGTGGCGGCGGGAGTGTCGGTGCAGAAGCTGGTGCCGCGCTTCGGGCGCAAGGTGCTGCAGGCGGGCGCGCTGGTGATGGCGGCGGGCGTACTGCTCTACCTCTGGGAGGCCGGGCACTACGGACTCGGCATCACCTCCTGGCAGATGGCGCTGCCGCTCGTCGTGATGGGCGTCGGGATGGGGCTGATCGTCGCGCCGCTGACGGACGCGGTGCTGTCCCAGGTGCCGCGTGAGCACGCCGGGTCGGCGTCCGGGCTCATCAACACCGTGCAGCAGATGGGCAACGCGCTCGGGCTCGGGCTGGTCTCCGTCGTCTTCTTCGGCACGATGAGCGACCACGTGGCCCCGTCCCGGATCGGTCCCGCCTACGCGGACGCCTTCCAGAACGCGCTGGGCTGGGTGGCGGCCGTGCTCGGCGTCATCTTCCTGCTGATGTTCGCGCTGCCGAAGCGGCCGGCGCAGCACGTGGAGGGGGCTACGGGGGACGCTTCGGAGGCCGCTGTGGAGGAGAAGCAGGACGCGCTGGTCTGA